Proteins encoded together in one Catellatospora citrea window:
- a CDS encoding Lrp/AsnC family transcriptional regulator, with protein MTPTVDELDVRLVELLAAEPRIGVLEASRRLKVARGTVQARLDRLVARGVIKGFGPELDPAALGYGVTAFITLEIRQSGGHDPVAAHLATIPEVLEAYTITGGGDLLCRIVARSNADLQRVIDEIVSYDGILRASTLIALAEQLPYRTLPLVGKAARHG; from the coding sequence GTGACTCCCACCGTGGACGAGCTGGACGTACGCCTCGTCGAGCTGCTGGCGGCCGAGCCGCGGATCGGCGTGCTGGAGGCCTCGCGCCGCCTCAAGGTAGCGCGGGGCACCGTGCAGGCGCGGCTGGACCGCCTCGTCGCGCGCGGCGTCATCAAGGGCTTCGGCCCCGAGCTGGATCCGGCGGCGCTCGGCTACGGCGTCACCGCGTTCATCACGCTGGAGATCCGGCAGAGCGGCGGCCACGACCCGGTCGCCGCGCACCTGGCGACGATCCCCGAGGTGCTGGAGGCGTACACCATCACCGGCGGCGGCGACCTGCTCTGCCGGATCGTGGCCCGGTCCAATGCCGACCTGCAGCGGGTCATCGACGAGATCGTGTCGTACGACGGGATCCTGCGTGCGTCCACATTGATCGCGCTGGCCGAGCAGCTGCCCTACCGGACGCTGCCGCTGGTGGGGAAAGCCGCCCGACACGGGTGA
- a CDS encoding sigma-70 family RNA polymerase sigma factor, giving the protein MDDFAEFYLSGKDAVFRAVLAAGGDRAGAEDAVAEAYARAYARWETVREHPNPLAWVLRVALNVRRSVWRRLRREVLGDPPEQSAAGLEPDGGLRRELAALPRRQREVVALRLLADLSVAETAALLGITEGSVNTHLHRAVQALRHRLHPTRLTGLKPTTEVAG; this is encoded by the coding sequence ATGGACGACTTCGCAGAGTTCTACCTCAGCGGCAAGGACGCCGTGTTCCGCGCCGTGCTCGCTGCGGGCGGCGACCGCGCGGGCGCGGAGGACGCCGTCGCCGAGGCCTACGCCCGGGCGTACGCGCGCTGGGAGACGGTGCGCGAGCATCCGAATCCCCTCGCCTGGGTGCTAAGGGTCGCGCTCAACGTGCGGCGCTCGGTCTGGCGGCGGCTGCGCCGGGAGGTGCTCGGGGATCCCCCGGAGCAGTCCGCCGCCGGGCTCGAACCCGACGGCGGGCTGCGCCGCGAACTGGCCGCGCTGCCCCGGCGTCAGCGGGAGGTCGTCGCGTTGCGGCTGCTTGCCGACCTGAGCGTCGCCGAGACGGCAGCGCTGCTCGGCATCACCGAGGGGTCCGTCAACACCCACCTGCACCGCGCGGTGCAGGCCCTGCGGCACCGGTTGCACCCCACCCGCCTGACCGGCCTCAAGCCCACTACGGAGGTCGCGGGATGA